TCCGGCGGACGCCCGCGTGATCGACTGTCAGGGCAAATGGCTTGCCCCCGGCATCGTGGACATCGGCGTGAAGGTGGGCGAGCCGGGCGAGCGCCACAAGGAAAGCTTCCGCTCGGCGGGCCTTGCCGCCGCGGCGGGTGGCGTCACGACCATGGTCACCCGGCCCGACACCCTCCCCGCCATCGACACGCCCGAGACGCTCGAGTTCGTCACCCGCCGCGCCGCCGGGGCAAGTCCCGTCCGCATCCGCCACATGGCGGCCCTGACCAAGGGCCGCGAGGGGCGCGAGATGGTCGAGGTGGGCTTCCTGCTCGACACCGGCGCGGTCGCCTTCACCGACTGCGACCACGTGATCGAGAACACCAAGGTCGCCGCGCGCTGCATGACCTACGCCCGCAGCCTCGGCGCGCTGATCATCGGCCACCCGCAGGAGCCGGGACTTTCGGCCGGTGCCGTTGCGACCAACGGCAAGTTTGCCAGCCTCCGCGGCCTTCCGGGCGTCAATCCGATGGCCGAGCGCATGGGCCTCGACCGCGACCTCGCACTGGTCGAGATGTCGGGCGTCCGCTACCACGCCGACCAGATCACCACCGCGGGCAGCCTGCCTGCGCTGGAGCGGGCGAAGGCCGCAGGCCTCGACGTGACGGCGGGGGTGGGCATCCATCACCTGACGCTCAACGAATTCGACGT
This portion of the Rhodobacter sp. CZR27 genome encodes:
- the pyrC gene encoding dihydroorotase, producing the protein MTILLQNARLIDPEAGTETEGDLLIEGGLIAALGALEVPADARVIDCQGKWLAPGIVDIGVKVGEPGERHKESFRSAGLAAAAGGVTTMVTRPDTLPAIDTPETLEFVTRRAAGASPVRIRHMAALTKGREGREMVEVGFLLDTGAVAFTDCDHVIENTKVAARCMTYARSLGALIIGHPQEPGLSAGAVATNGKFASLRGLPGVNPMAERMGLDRDLALVEMSGVRYHADQITTAGSLPALERAKAAGLDVTAGVGIHHLTLNEFDVGDYRTFFKLKPPLRSEDDRLAMVEAVGSGLIDIISSMHTPQDEESKRLPFEEAAWGAVALETFLPAALRLYHAGLLTLPQLFRAMSLNPAKRLGLPQGRLAEGAPADLVLFDAEAPFVLDRFTLRSKSKNTPFDGQRMEGRVLATFVGGEQVYAVGE